One window of the Coffea eugenioides isolate CCC68of unplaced genomic scaffold, Ceug_1.0 ScVebR1_599;HRSCAF=1302, whole genome shotgun sequence genome contains the following:
- the LOC113758606 gene encoding uncharacterized protein LOC113758606 codes for MIDIFAALHYSEERQVTFAVFQLEGAARSWWNVIRMKWDREQTPRTWVNFVRDFNAKYFPPLVQEKKEDEFIRLRQGTQSVAEYESQFTRLSKFAPELILTEQRRVRRFIQGLNVEIQKDLAVAQINIFSDAVEKALRVENARLQ; via the coding sequence atgatagatatttttgccgccctaCACTATTCAGAAGAGAGACAGGTTACTTTCGCTGTATTCCAACTGGAAGGGGCTGcgcgttcttggtggaacgtgatacgaATGAAGTGGGACCGGGAACAAACCCCAAGAACATGGGTAAACTTTGTGAGGGACTTCAATGCGAAATACtttcctcctctagtccaggaaaagaaggaggacgagttcattagaCTCCGCCAGGGGACTCAATCGGTGgctgagtacgagagccagtttactcgTTTATCTAAGTTTGCCCCTGAACTCATTCTAacggagcaaaggagagttAGACGTTTTattcaagggctcaatgtggaaatccaaaaggatctggcggtagcccagatCAATATCTTTAGTGACGCTGTGGAGAAAGCTTTGCGAGTTGAAAATGCAAGGCTCCAA